In Watersipora subatra unplaced genomic scaffold, tzWatSuba1.1 SCAFFOLD_49_1, whole genome shotgun sequence, one genomic interval encodes:
- the LOC137410137 gene encoding leucine-rich repeat and coiled-coil domain-containing protein PF3D7_0703800-like, with amino-acid sequence MHIQEATADLMHIQEATADLMHIQEATADLMHIQEATADLMHIQEATADLMHIQEAIADLMHIQEATADLMHIQEAIADLMHIQEATADLMHIQEATADLMHIQEATADLMHIQEATADLMHIQEATADLMHIQEATADLIHIQEATADLMHIQEATADLMHIQEATADLMHIQEATADLMHIQEATANLMK; translated from the coding sequence ATGCATATACAAGAGGCTACTGCTGACCTGATGCATATACAAGAGGCTACTGCTGACCTAATGCATATACAAGAGGCTACTGCTGACCTAATGCATATACAAGAGGCTACTGCTGACCTAATGCATATACAAGAGGCTACTGCTGACCTAATGCATATACAAGAGGCTATTGCTGACCTAATGCATATACAAGAGGCTACTGCTGACCTGATGCATATACAAGAGGCTATTGCTGACCTAATGCATATACAAGAGGCTACTGCTGACCTAATGCATATACAAGAGGCTACTGCTGACCTAATGCATATACAAGAGGCTACTGCTGACCTAATGCATATACAAGAGGCTACTGCTGACCTAATGCATATACAAGAGGCTACTGCTGACCTAATGCATATACAAGAGGCTACTGCTGACCTAATACATATACAAGAGGCTACTGCTGACCTAATGCATATACAAGAGGCTACTGCTGACCTAATGCATATACAAGAGGCTACTGCTGACCTAATGCATATACAAGAGGCTACTGCTGACCTAATGCATATACAAGAGGCTACTGCTAACCTAATGAAATAA